A portion of the Achromobacter sp. MFA1 R4 genome contains these proteins:
- a CDS encoding TetR/AcrR family transcriptional regulator — protein MSKVRLTREQSRDQTRQRLLDAAQSIFLSKGFVAASVEDIAEQAGYSRGAFYSNFGSKSELFLQLLRRDHESVMADLRAIFADGESRSQMEARVLQYYSTHFRENDCFLLWMEGKLQAARDPEFRVGFTACLRELREATTECVKQFAAHVGTPLPLPAEQLALGLLALSDGMQFSYAFDPQGVTPEMTEAVLAGFFRRVVFGEATPD, from the coding sequence ATGTCAAAAGTCCGCCTAACTCGAGAGCAGAGCCGTGACCAGACGCGTCAGCGTCTGCTCGACGCCGCGCAATCGATTTTTCTATCCAAGGGCTTTGTGGCCGCCAGCGTCGAAGACATCGCCGAGCAGGCCGGCTACTCGCGTGGCGCGTTCTATTCGAATTTCGGCAGCAAGTCCGAGCTCTTCCTGCAACTGCTGCGGCGCGACCACGAAAGCGTCATGGCCGACTTGCGCGCCATCTTCGCGGACGGCGAATCGCGGTCGCAGATGGAAGCGCGCGTTCTGCAGTACTACAGCACGCATTTCCGCGAGAACGACTGCTTTTTGCTCTGGATGGAAGGCAAGCTGCAGGCGGCCCGCGATCCGGAATTCCGCGTCGGCTTCACGGCCTGTCTGCGGGAGCTGCGCGAAGCCACCACCGAATGCGTCAAGCAGTTTGCGGCGCACGTGGGCACCCCGCTTCCGCTGCCGGCGGAGCAGCTTGCGCTGGGGCTGCTGGCGCTGTCGGACGGCATGCAGTTCAGCTATGCCTTTGATCCGCAGGGCGTCACGCCCGAGATGACGGAGGCCGTGCTGGCCGGGTTCTTCCGCCGCGTGGTCTTCGGCGAGGCCACACCGGATTGA
- a CDS encoding choline BCCT transporter BetT, protein MTSETRTPSINRPVFFPAAIVTLLLVGFAILAPDSAQTLFDSVQRWILGNVSWFYILVVAIILLSVVFLAVSRYGDIKLGPDHSEPDYRNFTWFAMLFSAGMGIGLMFFGVAEPLMHFLSPPFGEGGTVIAAREAMKITFFHWGLHAWSIYAIVALILAFFSYRHGLPLTLRSALYPLIGNRIHGPIGHAVDIFAILGTVLGVATSLGLGVAQINSGLNHLFGVPVGVTSQIILIVITCGLATVSVASGLDKGIRILSETNLALAVVLLLFVLIVGPTVFLLQTFVQNTGTYLSDIVNKTFNLYAYEPTDWIGGWTLFYWGWWIAWSPFVGLFIARISRGRTIREFVTGVLLVPAGFTLFWMTVFGDTAIHMIFVDGVQGLAEVVEADSSLALFAFFEHLPLSGVLSLVAIAMVAVFFVTSADSGALVVDLLASGGQDRTPVWQRIFWSLLMGAVAIALLLADGLTALQTATIASALPFSIILLLSLWGLFKALKLDATKRGIRYQSLTLSRPARGGQSWERRLRNMVMMPRRAHVQRFISDVVRPAFEDVADELRKQGYAVQVREDQDEGGAILEVSHGEHLDFSYAVQPQAFVRPSLTPDEAADEEERKYFRAEVHLREGGQDYDIMGWSRDAVIGDILDQYERHRHYLHMVRG, encoded by the coding sequence ATGACTTCGGAAACCCGGACACCCAGCATCAATCGGCCCGTTTTTTTTCCGGCGGCCATCGTCACCCTGCTGCTCGTGGGCTTTGCCATCCTGGCGCCCGACTCCGCGCAGACGCTGTTTGACTCCGTTCAACGCTGGATTCTCGGCAACGTCAGCTGGTTCTACATCCTGGTGGTGGCCATCATCCTGTTGTCGGTGGTGTTCCTGGCGGTGAGCCGGTACGGCGACATCAAGCTGGGGCCCGACCACAGCGAACCCGACTATCGCAACTTCACCTGGTTCGCCATGTTGTTTTCCGCCGGCATGGGCATCGGGCTGATGTTCTTCGGCGTGGCCGAACCCTTGATGCATTTCCTGTCTCCGCCCTTCGGCGAAGGCGGAACCGTCATCGCCGCGCGCGAGGCCATGAAGATCACGTTCTTCCATTGGGGGCTGCATGCGTGGTCGATCTACGCCATCGTGGCGTTGATCCTGGCGTTCTTCAGCTATCGGCACGGCCTGCCCCTGACGCTGCGCTCGGCGCTGTACCCCTTGATCGGCAACCGCATCCACGGGCCGATCGGTCACGCCGTTGACATCTTTGCCATCCTGGGCACGGTGCTCGGCGTGGCGACCTCGCTGGGCCTGGGGGTTGCCCAGATCAACAGCGGGCTGAACCATCTGTTCGGCGTCCCGGTCGGCGTGACTTCGCAAATCATCCTGATCGTCATCACGTGCGGCCTGGCGACGGTGTCAGTGGCAAGCGGCCTGGACAAGGGAATCCGCATCCTGTCCGAGACCAATCTGGCATTGGCCGTGGTGCTGCTGCTGTTCGTGCTGATCGTGGGACCGACGGTGTTTCTGCTCCAGACCTTTGTGCAGAACACGGGCACCTATCTGTCCGATATCGTCAACAAGACCTTCAACCTCTATGCCTATGAACCGACCGACTGGATCGGTGGCTGGACGCTGTTCTACTGGGGCTGGTGGATCGCCTGGTCTCCCTTCGTGGGCCTGTTCATCGCGCGCATTTCCCGCGGTCGCACCATCCGCGAATTCGTCACCGGCGTCCTGCTGGTGCCCGCGGGCTTCACCCTGTTCTGGATGACGGTGTTCGGCGACACGGCCATCCACATGATTTTCGTCGACGGGGTGCAGGGTCTTGCGGAGGTGGTGGAGGCCGATTCCTCGCTGGCGCTGTTCGCCTTTTTCGAGCATCTGCCCTTGAGCGGCGTGCTTTCGCTGGTGGCCATCGCGATGGTCGCCGTGTTCTTCGTCACTTCGGCGGACTCGGGGGCGCTGGTGGTGGACTTGCTGGCTTCCGGCGGGCAGGACCGCACGCCTGTCTGGCAGCGCATTTTCTGGTCGCTGCTGATGGGCGCGGTCGCCATCGCCCTGCTGCTGGCCGACGGCCTGACCGCGCTGCAGACCGCCACCATCGCCAGCGCGCTGCCGTTCTCGATCATCCTGCTGCTGTCGCTGTGGGGCCTGTTCAAGGCGCTCAAGCTCGATGCCACCAAGCGCGGCATCCGCTACCAGTCACTGACGCTGTCGCGGCCGGCGCGCGGCGGGCAGTCCTGGGAGCGGCGCCTGCGCAACATGGTGATGATGCCGCGCCGCGCCCATGTGCAGCGCTTCATTTCCGACGTGGTGCGGCCGGCCTTCGAAGACGTGGCCGACGAATTGCGCAAGCAGGGCTATGCGGTGCAGGTGCGGGAAGACCAGGACGAGGGCGGGGCGATCCTGGAGGTTTCCCATGGCGAGCACCTGGATTTCTCCTACGCCGTGCAGCCCCAGGCCTTCGTGCGGCCCAGCCTCACGCCCGACGAGGCCGCCGACGAAGAAGAGCGCAAGTACTTCCGCGCGGAAGTCCACCTGCGCGAGGGCGGCCAGGACTACGACATCATGGGCTGGAGCCGGGACGCCGTGATCGGCGACATCCTGGACCAGTACGAACGCCACCGGCATTACCTGCACATGGTGCGGGGCTGA
- a CDS encoding efflux RND transporter periplasmic adaptor subunit: protein MKAKAGAWAAGALALAAALAGGALYWKSSGAAPGGGWTMAPAKVAVATAVQADFPVVLSGIGSLEATRQVLVAAEVDGRVAQILFTPGEAVKAGQLLVQLNDAPEQGELARLQAQARNARALLDRTRRLAPLQAATREQLDQAQADYEQAAADVRRVQALIDQKRIKAPFDGVLGVRRVNLGQFARAGDPLVSLTDGASMYANLTLPEQALGALRVGQPVTVTVDAHAGREFPGKVTTVEPQVDPGTRTVRVQAQLANPDGALSAGMYAHGRISLPDRPGVITVPETAVSYSAYGDSVYVVTPPEAGAAPTPAPTPTVRQTYVKTGERLRGRVVVTEGLSAGDRVVTSGQLRLHNGAAVEILPGDTVALDAPRQAVAQAR, encoded by the coding sequence ATGAAGGCGAAAGCAGGGGCATGGGCGGCGGGCGCCCTGGCGTTGGCGGCGGCATTGGCCGGCGGGGCGCTTTACTGGAAGTCCAGCGGCGCGGCGCCGGGGGGCGGGTGGACGATGGCGCCGGCCAAGGTGGCCGTGGCCACGGCGGTGCAGGCGGATTTCCCGGTGGTGTTGAGCGGCATCGGCTCGCTGGAGGCGACGCGCCAGGTGCTGGTGGCGGCCGAAGTCGACGGGCGCGTGGCCCAGATACTGTTCACGCCGGGCGAAGCGGTCAAGGCAGGGCAGTTGCTGGTCCAATTGAACGACGCGCCCGAGCAGGGCGAACTGGCGCGGCTGCAGGCGCAGGCGCGCAACGCGCGGGCCTTGCTGGATCGCACGCGCCGGTTGGCGCCGCTGCAGGCCGCCACGCGCGAGCAGCTCGACCAGGCGCAGGCCGACTACGAGCAGGCCGCCGCCGACGTGCGGCGCGTGCAGGCGCTGATCGACCAGAAGCGCATCAAGGCGCCGTTCGACGGCGTGCTGGGCGTGCGCCGCGTGAACCTGGGGCAGTTTGCGCGCGCCGGCGACCCGCTGGTGTCGCTGACCGACGGCGCCTCCATGTACGCCAACCTTACGCTGCCCGAACAGGCGCTGGGCGCGCTGCGCGTCGGCCAGCCCGTGACGGTGACGGTGGACGCGCACGCCGGGCGCGAGTTCCCGGGCAAGGTCACGACCGTGGAGCCCCAGGTAGACCCGGGCACGCGCACCGTCCGCGTTCAGGCCCAACTGGCCAATCCCGACGGCGCGCTGTCGGCCGGGATGTACGCGCATGGCCGGATCAGCCTGCCCGACCGGCCCGGCGTCATCACCGTGCCCGAGACGGCCGTGAGCTACAGCGCCTACGGCGATTCCGTCTATGTCGTGACGCCGCCCGAAGCCGGCGCGGCCCCGACCCCGGCCCCGACCCCGACCGTCAGGCAGACCTACGTGAAAACGGGCGAGCGCCTGCGCGGCCGCGTGGTGGTGACCGAGGGGCTGAGCGCGGGCGACCGTGTCGTGACCTCTGGACAACTGCGGCTGCACAACGGCGCCGCCGTCGAGATCCTGCCCGGCGACACCGTGGCGCTGGATGCGCCCCGCCAGGCCGTGGCGCAGGCGCGGTAA
- a CDS encoding efflux RND transporter permease subunit — protein MSAPGQDAGQDAGQDAGQHAGQDAHRHEEGSFNLSAWALRHQPLVIFIITLVTLFGVLSYSRLAQSEDPPFTFRVMVIQTLWSGATAQQVQEQVTDRIGRKLQETANTDFLRSYSRPGESLIFYTMKDSAPASTVAEQWYQVRKKVGDIRATLPQGVQGPFFNDEFGDVYTNIYTLQGDGFSPAQLRDYADKLRTVLLRVPGVAKVDYFGDQPEHIYIEITNTQLTRLGVSPQQIAQAINSQNAVQGAGTLTTADDRIFVRPTGQFANSRALADTLIRVNDKSIRLGDIATIRRGYDDPPTQQMRFGGKTVLGIGITMQPGQDVVRLGKSLDVKFKELQAQLPAGLTLDEVSSMPTAVSHSVDEFLRSVAEAVAIVLAVSLVSLGLRTGMVVVISIPVVLAITALFMEMFGIGLHKVSLGTLVLALGLLVDDAIIAVEMMAVKLEQGWNRTRAAAYAYTSTAFPMLTGTLVTVAGFLPIALAKSSTGEYTRSIFQVSAIALITSWFAAVVLIPLLGYRQLPERKREAHLPHDHEHDIYDTRFYQRLRGWVAWCVDRRYLVLTGTVLVFAVAMAGFRVVPQQFFPSSDRSELLVDVRLQEGASFAATLRQVERLEKALEGRPEIAHSVSFVGTGAPRFYLPLDQQLATPNFAQLVITTHSVEDREKLAQWLEPMLRSDFSAFRSRLSRLENGPPVGYQVQFRVSGDKIPEVRAVAEKVAAQVRADPRSANVQFDWDEPSERSVRFEVDQQKARELGISSADIADFLAMTLSGYTVTQYRERDKLINVSLRAPREERIDPARLATLAMPTANGPVPLGSLGQVRYGLEYGVIWERDRQPTITVQADVTAGAQGIDVTHAIDKKLDALRAELPVGFRIEVGGPVEESGKGQSSINAQMPLMVVAVLTLLMVQLQSFARVLMVVLTAPLGLIGVVAALLLFGKPFGFVAMLGVIAMFGIIMRNSVILVDQIEQDIRAGHKRVDAIVGATVRRFRPITLTAAAAVLALIPLLRSNFFGPMATALMGGITSATVLTLFFLPALYAAWFRVRHDERDEPEGVPPGANAGDTAQRGA, from the coding sequence ATGAGCGCCCCCGGCCAGGACGCCGGTCAAGACGCGGGGCAAGACGCGGGGCAACACGCGGGGCAAGACGCCCACCGTCACGAGGAAGGCAGCTTCAACCTGTCGGCCTGGGCCTTGCGGCACCAGCCGCTGGTGATCTTCATCATCACGCTCGTCACGCTGTTCGGCGTGCTGTCGTATTCGCGGCTGGCCCAGTCCGAGGATCCGCCCTTCACCTTCCGCGTCATGGTCATCCAGACCCTCTGGTCCGGCGCCACCGCGCAACAGGTGCAGGAACAGGTCACCGACCGCATCGGCAGGAAACTCCAGGAGACCGCCAACACGGACTTCCTGCGCAGCTACTCGCGGCCCGGCGAATCCCTGATCTTCTACACGATGAAGGACTCGGCGCCCGCCAGCACCGTGGCCGAGCAGTGGTACCAGGTGCGCAAAAAGGTGGGCGACATCCGGGCCACGCTGCCCCAGGGCGTGCAGGGCCCGTTCTTCAATGACGAGTTCGGCGACGTCTACACCAACATCTACACCCTGCAGGGCGACGGGTTCTCCCCGGCGCAGTTGCGCGACTACGCTGACAAGCTGCGCACGGTGCTGCTGCGCGTGCCGGGCGTGGCCAAGGTGGATTACTTCGGCGACCAGCCCGAGCACATCTACATCGAAATCACCAACACCCAGCTCACCCGGCTGGGCGTGTCGCCCCAGCAGATCGCGCAGGCGATCAACAGCCAGAACGCCGTGCAGGGCGCGGGCACGCTGACCACGGCGGACGACCGCATCTTCGTGCGGCCCACCGGCCAGTTCGCCAACAGCCGCGCGCTGGCGGACACGCTGATCCGCGTCAACGACAAGTCCATCCGGCTGGGCGACATCGCCACGATCCGCCGCGGCTACGACGATCCGCCGACGCAGCAGATGCGCTTTGGCGGCAAGACCGTGCTGGGCATCGGCATCACCATGCAGCCCGGCCAGGACGTGGTGCGCCTGGGCAAGTCGCTGGACGTGAAGTTCAAGGAACTGCAGGCCCAGTTGCCCGCGGGCCTGACGCTGGACGAAGTCTCCAGCATGCCCACGGCCGTGTCGCATTCGGTCGATGAATTCCTGCGCTCCGTGGCGGAAGCCGTGGCCATCGTGCTGGCGGTGAGCCTGGTGTCGCTGGGGCTGCGCACCGGCATGGTGGTGGTGATTTCCATCCCGGTGGTGCTGGCCATCACGGCGCTCTTCATGGAGATGTTCGGCATCGGTTTGCACAAGGTGTCGCTGGGCACGCTGGTGCTGGCGCTGGGCCTGCTGGTCGACGACGCCATCATCGCCGTCGAGATGATGGCGGTGAAGCTGGAGCAGGGCTGGAACCGCACGCGCGCCGCGGCCTATGCCTACACCAGCACCGCCTTTCCCATGCTGACCGGCACCCTCGTCACGGTGGCCGGCTTCCTGCCCATTGCGTTGGCCAAGTCCAGCACGGGCGAATACACGCGCTCGATCTTCCAGGTGTCCGCCATCGCGCTGATCACGTCGTGGTTCGCCGCGGTGGTGCTGATCCCGCTGCTGGGCTATCGCCAGCTGCCCGAGCGCAAGCGCGAGGCGCACCTGCCCCACGACCACGAGCACGACATCTACGACACCCGGTTCTACCAGCGCCTGCGCGGCTGGGTCGCGTGGTGCGTAGACCGGCGCTATCTCGTGCTGACCGGCACCGTGCTCGTGTTCGCCGTGGCGATGGCCGGGTTCCGCGTCGTTCCGCAGCAGTTCTTTCCCAGCTCAGACCGCAGCGAGCTGCTGGTGGACGTGCGCCTGCAGGAAGGCGCGTCGTTCGCCGCGACATTGCGGCAGGTCGAGCGCCTGGAAAAGGCCCTGGAAGGCCGGCCCGAGATTGCGCATTCGGTGAGCTTCGTCGGCACCGGCGCGCCGCGCTTCTACCTGCCGCTGGACCAGCAACTGGCCACGCCCAACTTCGCCCAGCTCGTCATCACCACGCACTCGGTGGAAGATCGCGAAAAGCTCGCGCAGTGGCTGGAGCCGATGCTGCGCAGCGACTTCTCCGCCTTCCGCAGCCGCCTGTCGCGGCTGGAAAACGGACCGCCGGTCGGCTATCAGGTGCAGTTCCGGGTCAGCGGCGACAAGATTCCCGAGGTGCGCGCGGTGGCCGAGAAGGTGGCGGCCCAGGTGCGCGCCGACCCGCGCTCGGCCAACGTGCAGTTCGACTGGGACGAGCCATCCGAGCGCTCGGTGCGCTTCGAGGTCGACCAGCAGAAAGCGCGCGAACTGGGCATCAGCTCGGCCGACATCGCCGACTTCCTGGCGATGACGCTGTCGGGCTACACCGTGACGCAATACCGCGAACGCGACAAGTTGATCAACGTCAGCCTGCGCGCCCCGCGCGAAGAGCGGATCGACCCGGCCCGCCTCGCCACGCTGGCCATGCCCACCGCCAATGGCCCGGTGCCGCTGGGCAGCCTGGGGCAGGTGCGCTACGGGCTTGAATACGGCGTCATCTGGGAACGCGACCGCCAGCCCACGATCACCGTGCAGGCCGACGTGACCGCCGGCGCGCAAGGCATCGACGTCACGCACGCCATCGACAAAAAGCTGGACGCGCTGCGCGCCGAGCTGCCGGTGGGCTTTCGCATCGAGGTCGGCGGACCGGTGGAGGAAAGCGGCAAGGGCCAGTCGTCCATCAATGCGCAGATGCCCTTGATGGTGGTGGCGGTGCTGACGCTGCTGATGGTGCAGCTGCAGAGTTTCGCGCGCGTCCTGATGGTGGTGCTGACGGCGCCGCTGGGACTGATCGGCGTGGTGGCGGCGCTGCTGCTGTTCGGCAAGCCCTTCGGCTTTGTCGCGATGCTGGGCGTGATCGCCATGTTCGGCATCATCATGCGCAATTCGGTCATCCTGGTGGATCAGATCGAACAGGACATCCGCGCGGGCCACAAACGTGTGGACGCGATCGTCGGCGCCACCGTCCGGCGCTTCCGGCCGATCACGCTGACGGCCGCCGCGGCGGTGCTGGCGCTGATACCCTTGCTGCGCAGCAACTTCTTCGGCCCCATGGCGACCGCCCTGATGGGCGGCATCACCAGCGCCACGGTGCTGACGCTGTTCTTCCTGCCCGCGCTGTACGCCGCGTGGTTCCGCGTGCGGCACGACGAACGCGACGAACCCGAAGGCGTGCCCCCCGGCGCCAACGCGGGCGACACGGCGCAGCGAGGAGCCTGA
- a CDS encoding efflux RND transporter periplasmic adaptor subunit: MALSALVALAAAVSGCGREQASAPAPRPVVAMPAQADAALPAWTLPGEVQARYSTPLSFRVGGKIIERQVRLGDTVKPGQVVARLDPADAAKNAAAARAALSAAQHQLDYARQQLDRDRAQARENLIAATQLEQTRNAYASALAQRDQAAQEAALAADQLKYTTLQTDHAGVITAEEADTGQNVAAGTPVYQLAWSGDIDALCDVPENLLASLAIGQRAAVTLGPLPGQTFTAVLREIAPAADPQSRTYRAKLTLESPTPEVRLGMTANISFDNRSANGQATYTVPATALFHDGHEPAIWIVKPEADTLELRRVQVLRYDARTVTLSAGLQAGERVVWQGVHTVSAGEKVRAVPPLHPEDFAS, translated from the coding sequence ATGGCCCTGTCCGCGCTGGTGGCGCTGGCGGCCGCCGTGAGCGGATGCGGCCGCGAACAGGCATCCGCCCCCGCGCCGCGCCCGGTAGTCGCCATGCCGGCGCAGGCCGACGCGGCCCTGCCCGCGTGGACGCTGCCCGGCGAAGTCCAGGCCCGCTACAGCACGCCGCTGTCGTTCCGCGTGGGCGGCAAGATCATCGAGCGGCAGGTCCGGCTGGGCGACACGGTCAAGCCCGGACAGGTGGTGGCCCGGCTGGATCCGGCGGACGCCGCCAAGAATGCCGCGGCCGCGCGCGCGGCGCTGTCCGCCGCGCAGCACCAGCTTGACTACGCCCGCCAGCAACTGGACCGCGACCGGGCCCAGGCGCGCGAGAACCTGATCGCCGCCACCCAGCTTGAGCAGACCCGCAACGCCTATGCCTCGGCGCTCGCGCAGCGGGACCAGGCCGCGCAGGAAGCGGCGCTGGCGGCGGACCAGCTCAAGTACACGACGCTCCAGACCGACCACGCCGGCGTCATCACCGCCGAAGAGGCCGACACCGGGCAGAACGTGGCGGCCGGCACGCCCGTCTATCAGCTTGCGTGGTCGGGCGACATCGACGCGTTGTGCGACGTGCCCGAAAACCTGCTGGCCAGCCTGGCCATCGGCCAGCGCGCCGCCGTCACGCTGGGGCCGCTGCCCGGCCAGACGTTCACGGCCGTGCTGCGCGAGATCGCGCCGGCGGCCGACCCGCAAAGCCGCACCTACCGCGCCAAGCTCACGCTGGAATCGCCCACGCCCGAGGTGCGCCTGGGCATGACCGCCAACATCAGTTTCGACAACCGCTCGGCCAACGGCCAGGCCACCTACACCGTGCCGGCCACGGCCCTGTTCCATGACGGGCACGAGCCGGCGATCTGGATCGTCAAGCCCGAAGCCGACACGCTGGAGCTGCGGCGGGTGCAGGTGCTGCGCTACGACGCGCGCACCGTAACCCTGTCGGCGGGCTTGCAGGCAGGCGAGCGCGTGGTGTGGCAAGGCGTGCACACCGTGTCGGCCGGCGAAAAGGTGCGCGCGGTGCCGCCGCTGCATCCCGAGGATTTCGCATCATGA